TGGATAAAGCCGAAGATCCGAAGAAAATGATTCGGCTGATTATTCAGGAAATGGAAGACACTTTGGTGGAAGTGCGTGCAGAATCAGCGCGGACGATTGCGGAAAAGAAGCAACTTGAACGAAAATGTCGTTACTTGGAAGAGGAAGCCGCATCATGGGAAGCCAAAGCTGAGCTCGCGGTGCGTAAGGGACGTGAAGATCTTGCGAAGGCGGCGCTGTTGGAAAAACGCCAATGCCTGCAAGATAAAGAAGTTTTGCAGCGAGAACTTGCGCAATTGGATGAGGCGCTAAGCCGATTGACCGAAGAAATTTCGGCACTTCAAAAGAAGTTGGATGAAACACGCGCTCGGCAAGAAGCGCTACTGATGCGTCATCAAACATCTAGTAATCGTATCCGCGTACGCGAAAAGTTGGCGAATGATAACCGTGATAAACTTTGGCAACGTTTTGAACGTTTTGAACAAAAGTTGGACACCTTAGATGCGACAATTGAAGCGCAGGACATTGGGCGAGCGCGCAGCTTGAAAGATGAATTCGCAAGCCTTGAAGCTGAGGATATGTTGGAAGAAGAGCTGGCACAGCTGAAACAAAGAGTAAAAGGTCATGACAAACATTCAGATTCGAACAAGTAATGTTGCGATGGGGAGAACTGACTGATGGACCCGACAACGTTGTTTTTCGTGCCTTTGATTGTATTTATGATCTTT
The genomic region above belongs to Gammaproteobacteria bacterium and contains:
- the pspA gene encoding phage shock protein PspA, with product MGIFSRFTDIINANINALLDKAEDPKKMIRLIIQEMEDTLVEVRAESARTIAEKKQLERKCRYLEEEAASWEAKAELAVRKGREDLAKAALLEKRQCLQDKEVLQRELAQLDEALSRLTEEISALQKKLDETRARQEALLMRHQTSSNRIRVREKLANDNRDKLWQRFERFEQKLDTLDATIEAQDIGRARSLKDEFASLEAEDMLEEELAQLKQRVKGHDKHSDSNK